In Lineus longissimus chromosome 9, tnLinLong1.2, whole genome shotgun sequence, one genomic interval encodes:
- the LOC135493679 gene encoding F-box/WD repeat-containing protein 7-like isoform X2 gives MANKRLDVNVATFDDFAKLTGVGRSKAEAILETRKALGGFRTVGDITKTPGIGPGVLEQNCRRLFCSLPSAKRTPRKSTRKSRRGLRMDNANDATSQTEDGEMETADPQPSTSSGHNDSSDSTPRIKLIKLDNTEDFDKIENSCVHCQQLRNTTRSGRMRRSCALNIKLELQTPSSSSDGDVVFDEDTCDCQCRCHSNNKKGTDFDRKLQFDTPRTCESSEIITPSSDSSSANIHEPPTAFESMKMDESSDDVDENGSDASGPNSDADEQMEDDDTEGESEYYDDELGDLVSRSQSKSVMKRKCDGLSDLRGVSPGKKPCRLLEISKSLSVPSSQTFSTIRDGCRLARQRIPSCNEPPPQLADWLKTFQEWGHAERLVALDQLIECCEPTQVRHVMAVIEPQFQRDFISLLPKELALYVLSFLEPKDLLRAAQTCRYWRILAEDNLLWREKCREEGVDEALVFGNKARRRPSGSTPSPWKYLFMRQYQIEQNWRTGEKRPTKVLKGHDDHVITCLEFCGPRVVSGSDDNTLKVWSVVTGKCLRTLVGHTGGVWSSQMADNMVISGSTDRTLKVWNADTGQCLHTLYGHTSTVRCMHLSGGVVVSGSRDATLRMWDIKTGQCQHVLMGHVAAVRCVQYDGKRVVSGAYDYMVKVWDPDTETCIHTLQGHTNRVYSLQFDGVHIVSGSLDTSIRVWDVEQGNCLHTLVGHQSLTSGMELKDNILVSGNADSTVKVWDITTGQCLQTLQGANKHQSAVTCLQFNKKFVITSSDDGTVKIWDLKTGDFLRNLVTLESGGSGGVVWRVRCCNTKLVCAVGSRNGTEETKLLVLDFDMEEAKKN, from the exons GCCCTTGGTGGTTTTCGAACCGTTGGCGACATCACCAAAACACCTGGCATTGGTCCTGGAGTCTTAGAACAAAATTGCAGGAGGCTTTTCTGTTCGTTACCATCGGCGAAGCGGACTCCTAGGAAGTCCACAAG GAAATCCAGGCGGGGTCTCAGAATGGATAATGCAAACGATGCAACAAGTCAAACTGAAGATGGCGAGATGGAGACGGCTGATCCGCAGCCCTCGACATCGAGTGGTCATAACGATTCCTCAGATTCCACGCCCCGAATAAAATTGATCAAGTTAGATAACACGGAGGATTTTGACAAAATAGAGAACTCCTGTGTGCATTGTCAACAACTTCGGAACACCACACGGTCAGGTCGAATGCGCCGATCCTGTGCCTTGAATATAAAGTTAGAGTTACAGACACCAAGTTCTAGTTCTGATGGTGATGTTGTCTTTGATGAGGACACTTGTGACTGTCAATGTCGATGCCACTCAAATAACAAAAAAGGGACGGATTTTGACCGAAAGTTACAATTCGATACGCCAAGGACTTGTGAAAGTTCGGAGATTATTACGCCGTCTAGTGATTCTTCTTCCGCAAATATTCATGAGCCGCCCACTGCCTTTGAGAGTATGAAAATGGACGAATCTTCAgacgatgttgatgaaaatggtagCGATGCGAGTGGGCCGAATTCGGATGCTGATGAGCAGATGGAAGATGATGATACGGAGGGAGAATCTGAGTATTATGACGATGAATTGGGGGATCTTGTCTCAAGGAGTCAATCAAAATCTGTG ATGAAAAGAAAGTGTGATGGTCTGTCTGACTTGCGTGGGGTCTCCCCTGGAAAGAAGCCATGCAGGCTCCTGGAAATTTCCAAAAG TCTTTCTGTGCCAAGTTCTCAAACATTCAGTACAATTCGAGATGGGTGCCGACTCGCCCGCCAGAGGATCCCATCCTGTAACGAACCGCCACCCCAGCTTGCTGATTGGTTGAAGACATTCCAGGAATGGGGTCACGCCGAGCGGCTGGTCGCGTTAGACCAGTTGATTGAGTGTTGTGAACCAACACAAGTCCGTCACGTTATGGCCGTCATTGAACCTCAGTTTCAGAGGGATTTTATATCACTATTGCCAAAAGAG cTGGCACTCTATGTGCTTTCCTTCCTGGAACCAAAAGATCTTCTCCGTGCTGCACAGACATGTCGTTACTGGCGCATACTTGCAGAAGACAACTTGCTATGGCGGGAAAAATGCCGCGAGGAGGGTGTCGACGAAGCTCTTGTATTTGGGAACAAAGCCAGACGCAGGCCATCAGGTTCTACGCCGAGTCCGTGGAAATATTTATTCATGCGGCAGTATCAAATTGAACAAAATTGGCGGACTGGTGAAAAGCGGCCAACCAAGGTGCTTAAAGGTCATGATGACCATGTGATTACTTGTTTGGAATTTTGCGGTCCTCGTGTGGTCAGTGGGTCTGATGACAACACACTGAAAGTCTGGTCCGTCGTCACTGGCAAG TGCCTGCGGACATTAGTTGGTCATACTGGTGGTGTTTGGTCATCCCAGATGGCAGACAATATGGTCATAAGTGGTTCGACAGATCGTACGCTGAAAGTATGGAATGCAGATACAGGCCAATGTCTCCATACGCTCTATGGTCACACGTCCACAGTCAGATGTATGCATTTAAGTGGAGGAGT gGTTGTGAGTGGTTCTCGGGATGCCACGCTCCGTATGTGGGACATAAAAACCGGCCAGTGTCAACATGTGCTGATGGGCCATGTGGCGGCTGTACGCTGTGTCCAGTATGATGGTAAACGGGTTGTCAGCGGTGCTTATGACTACATGGTGAAGGTGTGGGATCCTGACACGGAGACCTGTATACACACGCTCCAGGGACATACAAACAGGGTATACTCGTTACAG TTTGATGGTGTACACATAGTGAGTGGGTCCCTTGATACATCGATTCGAGTGTGGGATGTGGAGCAAGGCAACTGTTTGCACACCCTTGTGGGACACCAGTCACTTACTAGCGGCATGGAACTTAAGGACAATATACTTGTGTCGGGAAATGCTGATTCCACGGTGAAAGTGTGGGACATTACTACTGGCCAGTGTTTGCAGACTTTACAAG gtgcAAATAAACATCAGAGTGCTGTGACCTGTCTCCAGTTCAATAAGAAGTTTGTGATCACCTCATCTGACGATGGCACTGTCAAAATCTGGGACCTAAAAACTGGCGATTTCCTGCGCAATCTGGTGACTCTGGAAAGTGGTGGCAGTGGAGGTGTGGTGTGGCGGGTCAGATGTTGCAACACGAAGCTAGTCTGTGCAGTTGGGAGTCGGAATGGTACCGAGGAAACCAAACTCTTGGTGTTAGATTTCGATATGGAAGAGGCCAAGAAGAACTGA
- the LOC135493679 gene encoding F-box/WD repeat-containing protein 7-like isoform X1: MPGIQPGPQLMPCVSWYCGRPLTVFMQSTLISPFSQHPSADHVNQALGGFRTVGDITKTPGIGPGVLEQNCRRLFCSLPSAKRTPRKSTRKSRRGLRMDNANDATSQTEDGEMETADPQPSTSSGHNDSSDSTPRIKLIKLDNTEDFDKIENSCVHCQQLRNTTRSGRMRRSCALNIKLELQTPSSSSDGDVVFDEDTCDCQCRCHSNNKKGTDFDRKLQFDTPRTCESSEIITPSSDSSSANIHEPPTAFESMKMDESSDDVDENGSDASGPNSDADEQMEDDDTEGESEYYDDELGDLVSRSQSKSVMKRKCDGLSDLRGVSPGKKPCRLLEISKSLSVPSSQTFSTIRDGCRLARQRIPSCNEPPPQLADWLKTFQEWGHAERLVALDQLIECCEPTQVRHVMAVIEPQFQRDFISLLPKELALYVLSFLEPKDLLRAAQTCRYWRILAEDNLLWREKCREEGVDEALVFGNKARRRPSGSTPSPWKYLFMRQYQIEQNWRTGEKRPTKVLKGHDDHVITCLEFCGPRVVSGSDDNTLKVWSVVTGKCLRTLVGHTGGVWSSQMADNMVISGSTDRTLKVWNADTGQCLHTLYGHTSTVRCMHLSGGVVVSGSRDATLRMWDIKTGQCQHVLMGHVAAVRCVQYDGKRVVSGAYDYMVKVWDPDTETCIHTLQGHTNRVYSLQFDGVHIVSGSLDTSIRVWDVEQGNCLHTLVGHQSLTSGMELKDNILVSGNADSTVKVWDITTGQCLQTLQGANKHQSAVTCLQFNKKFVITSSDDGTVKIWDLKTGDFLRNLVTLESGGSGGVVWRVRCCNTKLVCAVGSRNGTEETKLLVLDFDMEEAKKN; encoded by the exons ATGCCTGGAATTCAACCAGGACCGCAGCTTATGCCTTGTGTGTCGTGGTACTGCGGGCGACCGTTGACAGTTTTCATGCAATCCACATTGATCAGTCCGTTCTCCCAGCATCCTTCAGCTGATCATGTGAATCAG GCCCTTGGTGGTTTTCGAACCGTTGGCGACATCACCAAAACACCTGGCATTGGTCCTGGAGTCTTAGAACAAAATTGCAGGAGGCTTTTCTGTTCGTTACCATCGGCGAAGCGGACTCCTAGGAAGTCCACAAG GAAATCCAGGCGGGGTCTCAGAATGGATAATGCAAACGATGCAACAAGTCAAACTGAAGATGGCGAGATGGAGACGGCTGATCCGCAGCCCTCGACATCGAGTGGTCATAACGATTCCTCAGATTCCACGCCCCGAATAAAATTGATCAAGTTAGATAACACGGAGGATTTTGACAAAATAGAGAACTCCTGTGTGCATTGTCAACAACTTCGGAACACCACACGGTCAGGTCGAATGCGCCGATCCTGTGCCTTGAATATAAAGTTAGAGTTACAGACACCAAGTTCTAGTTCTGATGGTGATGTTGTCTTTGATGAGGACACTTGTGACTGTCAATGTCGATGCCACTCAAATAACAAAAAAGGGACGGATTTTGACCGAAAGTTACAATTCGATACGCCAAGGACTTGTGAAAGTTCGGAGATTATTACGCCGTCTAGTGATTCTTCTTCCGCAAATATTCATGAGCCGCCCACTGCCTTTGAGAGTATGAAAATGGACGAATCTTCAgacgatgttgatgaaaatggtagCGATGCGAGTGGGCCGAATTCGGATGCTGATGAGCAGATGGAAGATGATGATACGGAGGGAGAATCTGAGTATTATGACGATGAATTGGGGGATCTTGTCTCAAGGAGTCAATCAAAATCTGTG ATGAAAAGAAAGTGTGATGGTCTGTCTGACTTGCGTGGGGTCTCCCCTGGAAAGAAGCCATGCAGGCTCCTGGAAATTTCCAAAAG TCTTTCTGTGCCAAGTTCTCAAACATTCAGTACAATTCGAGATGGGTGCCGACTCGCCCGCCAGAGGATCCCATCCTGTAACGAACCGCCACCCCAGCTTGCTGATTGGTTGAAGACATTCCAGGAATGGGGTCACGCCGAGCGGCTGGTCGCGTTAGACCAGTTGATTGAGTGTTGTGAACCAACACAAGTCCGTCACGTTATGGCCGTCATTGAACCTCAGTTTCAGAGGGATTTTATATCACTATTGCCAAAAGAG cTGGCACTCTATGTGCTTTCCTTCCTGGAACCAAAAGATCTTCTCCGTGCTGCACAGACATGTCGTTACTGGCGCATACTTGCAGAAGACAACTTGCTATGGCGGGAAAAATGCCGCGAGGAGGGTGTCGACGAAGCTCTTGTATTTGGGAACAAAGCCAGACGCAGGCCATCAGGTTCTACGCCGAGTCCGTGGAAATATTTATTCATGCGGCAGTATCAAATTGAACAAAATTGGCGGACTGGTGAAAAGCGGCCAACCAAGGTGCTTAAAGGTCATGATGACCATGTGATTACTTGTTTGGAATTTTGCGGTCCTCGTGTGGTCAGTGGGTCTGATGACAACACACTGAAAGTCTGGTCCGTCGTCACTGGCAAG TGCCTGCGGACATTAGTTGGTCATACTGGTGGTGTTTGGTCATCCCAGATGGCAGACAATATGGTCATAAGTGGTTCGACAGATCGTACGCTGAAAGTATGGAATGCAGATACAGGCCAATGTCTCCATACGCTCTATGGTCACACGTCCACAGTCAGATGTATGCATTTAAGTGGAGGAGT gGTTGTGAGTGGTTCTCGGGATGCCACGCTCCGTATGTGGGACATAAAAACCGGCCAGTGTCAACATGTGCTGATGGGCCATGTGGCGGCTGTACGCTGTGTCCAGTATGATGGTAAACGGGTTGTCAGCGGTGCTTATGACTACATGGTGAAGGTGTGGGATCCTGACACGGAGACCTGTATACACACGCTCCAGGGACATACAAACAGGGTATACTCGTTACAG TTTGATGGTGTACACATAGTGAGTGGGTCCCTTGATACATCGATTCGAGTGTGGGATGTGGAGCAAGGCAACTGTTTGCACACCCTTGTGGGACACCAGTCACTTACTAGCGGCATGGAACTTAAGGACAATATACTTGTGTCGGGAAATGCTGATTCCACGGTGAAAGTGTGGGACATTACTACTGGCCAGTGTTTGCAGACTTTACAAG gtgcAAATAAACATCAGAGTGCTGTGACCTGTCTCCAGTTCAATAAGAAGTTTGTGATCACCTCATCTGACGATGGCACTGTCAAAATCTGGGACCTAAAAACTGGCGATTTCCTGCGCAATCTGGTGACTCTGGAAAGTGGTGGCAGTGGAGGTGTGGTGTGGCGGGTCAGATGTTGCAACACGAAGCTAGTCTGTGCAGTTGGGAGTCGGAATGGTACCGAGGAAACCAAACTCTTGGTGTTAGATTTCGATATGGAAGAGGCCAAGAAGAACTGA